One genomic window of Fusarium fujikuroi IMI 58289 draft genome, chromosome FFUJ_chr01 includes the following:
- a CDS encoding probable ERV14-ER-derived Vesicles, whose product MSGEAWLFLLSVLINAVNLFLQVFFTIMYSDLECDYINPIDLCNRLNTYIIPEAAVHGFLTFLFLINGYWIPLILNLPLLGWNVKKIVDNTHLLDATEIFRKLNVHKKESFFKLGFHLLMFFFYLYSMIVALIRDESS is encoded by the exons ATGTCtggagaagcttggctgTTTTTGCTGTCGGTGCTTATCAACGCCGTCAACCTCTTTTTACAGGTTTTCTTCACTATCATGTACAGTGATTTGGAATG TGATTACATTAACCCCATTGACCTCTGCAACCGACTCAATACCTATATCATCCCCGAGGCTGCTGTGCACGGTTTCTTGaccttcctcttcctcatcaacggTTACTGGATCCCTCTCATTCTCAACTTGCCTCTCCTTGGCTGGAACGTCAAGAA GATTGTCGACAACACTCATCTCCTCGATGCGACTGAGATCTTCCGCAAGCTCAATGTTCACAAGAAG GAATCTTTCTTCAAGCTTGGCTTTCACCTGctcatgttcttcttctaccTCTACAGCATGATTGTTGCTCTTATCCGAGACGAGTCCTCCTAA
- a CDS encoding related to MRPS8-mitochondrial ribosomal protein, small subunit, which produces MPSVTNIANMCSHLQNASKARLGITSVKNCKYNLQLALALHRSGFFSAIYRSGPHPPTLEQMVSEPPVPVTNANVATMRLWLGLKYWDGKPVLGKANAISTPKRLMTANIAELARLARGFPTKVDGGVVPGLNLGECMFVSTSKGMLEVREALARKQGGLLVCRVS; this is translated from the coding sequence ATGCCCTCAGTCACCAACATCGCGAACATGTGTTCGCATCTCCAAAACGCCTCTAAAGCCCGCCTGGGTATAACATCCGTCAAGAATTGCAAATACAATCTTCAACTCGCCCTCGCTCTTCACCGATCAGGTTTCTTCTCGGCAATCTATCGCTCCGGTCCTCATCCCCCAACGCTCGAGCAGATGGTTTCTGAGCCTCCAGTACCCGTGACAAACGCCAACGTAGCCACGATGCGCCTATGGCTCGGCCTTAAGTACTGGGACGGTAAACCCGTCCTCGGAAAGGCCAACGCTATTAGCACGCCGAAGCGTCTTATGACGGCCAATATTGCGGAGCTGGCTAGATTGGCGAGAGGGTTTCCTACGAAGGTGGATGGTGGTGTAGTGCCGGGGTTAAATCTCGGCGAGTGCATGTTTGTGTCGACGTCGAAGGGTATGCTGGAAGTGAGAGAGGCACTCGCGAGAAAACAGGGTGGTCTACTAGTATGCCGGGTTTCATAA
- a CDS encoding probable translation elongation factor EF-G, mitochondrial — translation MWRYTSILLIPTPKKKVSNGPLIIGNPLLNFFAEVQDCKMRATWAARWLNCRLILGTQQPSCGSHSFTISAAAPAWESRRAFSQTKRSCSAAQEALKKAQEDAASLTPEYVAANMSTEEAKRLSRVRNIGIAAHIDSGKTTVSERVLFYTGRINSIHEVRGKDSVGAKMDSMELEREKGITIQSAATFADWKKTENGKEETYHFNLIDTPGHIDFTIEVERALRVLDGAVMILCAVSGVQSQTITVDRQMKRYNVPRISFVNKMDRMGANPWKAVEQINTKLKIPAAAIQIPIGAEDEFLGVVDLINMQAMYFEGPRGTKVRVTDQIPGPLQEFAKEKRQALIEKLADVDDEIAELYLEEQEPTNLQIKAAIRRATIARTFTPVMMGSALADKGVQPMLDAVCDYLPNPSEIENTGLDKSQGEKTVKLVPYDSLPFVGLAFKLEENNYGQLTYIRVYQGKLSKGTYLFNSRTDKKVRIPRIVRMHSNEMEDVSEVGAGEICAVFGVDCASGDTFTDGGLPYTMSSMFVPDAVMSLSIKPKRTGDADNFSKAMNRFQREDPTFRVHVDAESEETIISGMGELHLEVYVERLRREYKTECVTGQPRVAYRETIARRADYDYLLKRQSGGPGDFARVAGWIEPNDKPDENHYESQVVGGHIPDKFLSACAKGFDVVCEKGPLLGHKVIGAKMVVNDGATHVTDSSDYAFNLATQMAFKKAFSDAGGQVLEPLMKTTITAPNEFQGNILMLMNKRNATIHDTDIGSEDFTLICDCSLNAMFGFSSQLRAATQGKGEFSMEFSHYAPAPPHLQKELVAKYQAELEAKRTK, via the exons ATGTGGCGCTACACCTCCATCCTGCTAATCCCGACACCAAAGAAAAAAGTTTCCAATGGACCGTTGATCATTGGCAACCCTCTCCTCAACTTCTTTGCTGAAGTCCAAGATTGCAAGATGAGGGCAACATGGGCTGCCAGATGGCTCAATTGCCGTCTGATCCTCGGCACCCAGCAGCCAAGCTGTGGTAGCCATTCTTTTACTATTTCAGCAGCCGCTCCCGCGTGGGAGAGTCGACGAGCCTTCAGTCAGACCAAGCGTAGCTGCAGTGCGGCGCAAGAAGC TCTCAAGAAAGCTcaggaagatgctgccaGTTTAACACCCGAGTATGTCGCCGCCAACATGTCCACTGAGGAGGCCAAGCGCCTGTCTCGTGTGCGCAACATCGGCATCGCT GCCCATATCGACAGTGGAAAGACAACAGTCAGTGAACGAGTCCTGTTCTACACCGGCCGAATCAATTCGATCCACGAGGTTCGAGGAAAGGATTCCGTTGGCGCCAAGATGGACTCCATGGAGCTCGAAAGGGAAAAAGGCATCACTATTCAGTCTGCGGCTACTTTCGCCGACTGGAAGAAAACGGAAAACGGCAAAGAGGAAACCTACCACTTCAACCTGATTGATACACCTGGTCACATTGATTTCACAATCGAAGTCGAGCGAGCCCTGAGAGTGCTTGACGGCGCCGTCATGATTTTGTGCGCTGTTTCCGGCGTCCAGTCTCAGACCATCACCGTCGACCGTCAAATGAAACGTTACAATGTCCCCCGAATCTCTTTTGTCAACAAGATGGATCGCATGGGTGCCAACCCCTGGAAGGCAGTCGAACAGATCAACACGAAGCTCAAGATTCCTGCCGCCGCTATTCAGATTCCTATTGGTGCCGAAGACGAGTTCTTGGGCGTTgtcgatctcatcaacatgcagGCTATGTACTTCGAGGGTCCCCGTGGTACCAAGGTTCGCGTTACCGACCAGATTCCCGGCCCTCTCCAGGAATtcgccaaggagaagcgccAGGCTCTGattgagaagcttgctgatGTCGACGACGAAATTGCCGAACTGTATCTTGAGGAGCAGGAACCTACCAACCTTCAGATCAAGGCCGCTATCCGACGTGCTACTATCGCCCGAACTTTCACTCCTGTCATGATGGGTTCTGCTCTTGCCGACAAGGGCGTTCAGCCTATGCTCGACGCTGTTTGCGATTACCTGCCCAACCCTTCTGAAATTGAGAACACTGGTCTGGATAAGTCCCAGGGCGAGAAGACTGTTAAGCTAGTTCCCTATGACTCTCTTCCCTTTGTCGGTCTCGCCTTCAAGCTCGAGGAGAATAATTATGGTCAACTCACCTACATCCGCGTCTACCAGGGCAAGCTGAGCAAAGGTACCTACCTGTTCAACTCTCGAACTGACAAGAAGGTTCGAATCCCCCGTATCGTCCGTATGCACTCCaatgagatggaggatgtCTCCGAGGTTGGTGCCGGTGAAATTTGCGCCGTTTTTGGCGTCGACTGTGCCTCCGGTGACACATTCACTGACGGAGGTCTTCCCTACACCATGTCTTCCATGTTCGTCCCTGATGCTGTCATGTCTCTTTccatcaagcccaagcgaACCGGTGATGCCGACAACTTCAGTAAGGCCATGAATCGATTCCAGCGCGAGGATCCCACTTTCCGTGTCCACGTTGACGCTGAGAGTGAGGAGACTATCATTTCTGGTATGGGTGAATTGCACCTTGAGGTCTATGTGGAACGCCTCCGACGCGAGTACAAGACTGAGTGTGTCACTGGCCAGCCCCGTGTCGCCTACCGAGAGACAATCGCCCGACGAGCCGACTATGACTACCTTCTGAAGCGACAGAGTGGTGGTCCTGGTGACTTCGCCCGTGTTGCTGGATGGATTGAGCCTAACGACAAGCCTGATGAGAATCATTATGAGAGCCAGGTCGTTGGCGGCCATATTCCCGACAAGTTCCTCTCTGCCTGTGCCAAGGGCTTCGATGTTGTCTGTGAGAAGGGTCCTCTCCTGGGACACAAGGTTATCGGCGCCAAGATGGTTGTCAACGATGGTGCTACTCATGTTACCGATTCTTCCGATTATGCTTTCAACTTGGCCACCCAGATGGCTTTCAAGAAGGCTTTCTCCGATGCTGGTGGTCAGGTTCTCGAGCCCCTCATGAAGACCACTATCACTGCCCCCAATGAGTTTCAGGGTAACATTCTTATGCTTATGAACAAGCGTAATGCCACAATCCACGATACCGATATTGGTAGCGAGGATTTCACACTCATCTGTGACTGCAGTCTGAACGCCATGTTTGGCTTCAGCTCTCAGCTTCGTGCTGCCACTCAGGGCAAGGGCGAGTTCAGCATGGAATTTAGCCACTACGcccctgctcctcctcatcttca aaaggaACTGGTCGCCAAGTATCAGGCTGAGCTCGAGGCTAAGCGAACCAAATAA
- a CDS encoding related to BNA4-kynurenine 3-mono oxygenase, whose amino-acid sequence MVKPQKIVVVGAGPVGSLAALYAAQRGHEVEVYELRPDLRDPSTIPLNFTKSINLAISERGINAMRHAGQPGLLDHVMSTTIPMRGRMIHGRGPTGALFEQSQDYDVKGRAIHAIDRAGLNKRLLDILDNMPNVKLFFNHKLTGADYRECKAWFEVADAKSSQESRPKEIGISFDLMIGADGAHSAVRYHLMKFTRMNYQQEYIDTLWCEFQLKPVKIDETADPIARFRISPNHLHIWPGKDFMFIAIPSDDGSFTCTLFMPSKDFSDLENNPASVPAFFDSHFPGVTDLIPGDELIESFNTNPHLPLISLKCKPYHFGSSCVIVGDAAHAMVPFYGQGMNAGMEDVRILFSILDKHAQIDESNDPASESSKSEPAFQRSLALAEYSAVRPADAHAINELALQNYVEMRSSVLSKRYRLRKYLEEMMSVYFPRLGWQTKYSRVSFSNEGYLDVINKSDAQGRILVRSFLALVASPFLVSAAVFAYKYRRSFSAMIKAVR is encoded by the exons ATGGTGAAACCTCAGAAGATCGTTGTTGTAGGTGCTGGCCCTGTTGGTTCTCTGGCAGCTTTGTATGCTGCTCAGAGAGgccatgaagttgaagtttATGAGCTGCGGCCGG ACCTCCGGGATCCCAGCACTATCCCACTCAACTTTACAAAATCTATCAATCTTGCCATATCAGAGCGTGGAATCAATGCTATGCGCCATGCTGGTCAACCGGGCCTCCTTGACCATGTCATGTCGACAACAATTCCAATGAGAGGCCGCATGATTCATGGTAGAGGCCCAACTGGAGCACTCTTTGAGCAGTCGCAAGACTACGATGTAAAGGGACGG GCAATTCACGCCATTGATCGGGCAGGCTTGAACAAGCGGTTGCTCGATATCCTGGATAATATGCCTAATGTCAAGTTATTCTTCAACCACAAGCTCACAGGCGCCGACTATCGCGAATGCAAAGCTTGGTTTGAAGTGGCGGATGCAAAGTCATCCCAAGAGTCTCGCCCCAAGGAAATCGGCATTTCCTTCGACCTTATGATTGGAGCTGACGGCGCCCATTCTGCTGTTCGCTACCACCTTATGAAGTTTACCCGGATGAACTACCAGCAGGAGTACATTGATACTCTATGGTGCGAGTTCCAGCTCAAGCCTGTCAAGATTGATGAAACAGCCGATCCGATTGCCAGGTTCCGAATATCGCCTAATCACTTGCATATTTGGCCCGGCAAGGATTTCATGTTCATTGCTATCCCCAGCGAT GACGGCTCATTCACATGCACACTCTTTATGCCTAGCAAGGATTTCTCAGATCTTGAGAATAACCCTGCCAGCGTTCCGGCATTCTTCGACAGCCATTTCCCAGGCGTTACGGACTTGATACCAGGCGATGAGTTGATTGAATCTTTCAACACAAATCCTCACCTCCCACTTATCAGCCTCAAATGCAAGCCGTACCATTTCGGCTCTTCTTGTGTTATTGTTGGCGATGCCGCACACGCCATGGTGCCTTTCTATGGCCAAGGAATGAATGCGGGCATGGAGGATGTCCGGATTCTCTTTTCAATACTTGACAAACACGCTCAGATCGACGAGTCCAATGATCCTGCCAGCGAGTCATCTAAATCTGAGCCAGCTTTCCAGCGATCACTAGCGTTGGCGGAGTACTCAGCAGTTCGACCAGCCGACGCCCATGCAATAAACGAGCTTGCCCTGCAAAATTATGTCGAGATGCGATCCTCAGTCTTGTCAAAACGCTACAGGTTGAGAAAATATCttgaagagatgatgagcgTGTACTTCCCTCGCCTTGGCTGGCAAACGAAATACTCCCGAGTCAGCTTCAGCAACGAGGGTTACCTGGacgtcatcaacaagagtgATGCCCAAGGCAGGATATTGGTGCGAAGTTTCTTGGCCCTGGTTGCCAGTCCTTTCCTGGTTTCAGCCGCGGTGTTTGCATACAAGTACCGACGGTCATTTTCTGCCATGATAAAGGCTGTTCGATAG
- a CDS encoding related to 3-isopropylmalate dehydrogenase, with product MSFRTLRIGLIPGDGIGKEVIPAGRRILEALPASLGLKFDFVDLKAGFETFEQTGAALPDKTVEVLRNECDGALFGAVSSPTQAVKGYSSPIVALRKKLDLYANVRPVKTVLTAAKPIDMVIVRENTEDLYVKQEQTHETPEGKVAEAIKRISEKASFRIATMAGDIALRRQKIRDAGASSIHKSPLVTITHKSNVLSQTDGLFRATSKKALADPKFSSVAVEEQIVDSMVYKLFRQPEDYDVIVAPNLYGDILSDGAAALVGSLGLVPSANVGANFAIGEPCHGSAPDIQGQNIANPIATLRSTALMLEFLNEEEAAAKIYAAVDGNLEEGKLLSPDLGGKATTEEVVADILRRM from the exons ATGTCATTCCGCACCCTCAGAATCG GCCTCATCCCCGGTGATGGCATCGGCAAGGAGGTCATCCCCGCCGGCCGCCGCattctcgaagctcttcccGCATCTCTTGGCCTCAAGTTCGACTTCGTCGACCTCAAGGCTGGCTTCGAGACCTTTGAGCAGACCGGCGCTGCGCTCCCCGACAAGACCGTCGAGGTTCTCAGAAACGAGTGCGATGGTGCGCTTTTTGGAGCTGTGAGCTCGCCTACACAGGCTGTCAAGGGTTACTCATCGCCCATTGTCGCTCTGCGAAAGAAGCTTGACCTCTACGCCAACGTCCGTCCCGTCAAGACTGTCTTGACCGCTGCTAAGCCCATCGACATGGTCATTGTCCGTGAGAACACTGAGGATCTGTACGTCAAGCAGGAGCAGACCCATGAGACTCCCGAGGGCAAGGTTGCCGAGGCTATTAAGCGCATTTCCGAGAAGGCTTCGTTCCGCATTGCTACCATGGCTGGTGACATTGCTCTGCGTCGTCAGAAGATCCGTGATGCTGGTGCCTCTAGCATTCACAAGTCTCCCCTTGTCACCATCACCCACAAGTCCAACGTCCTGTCCCAGACCGACGGTCTCTTCCGCGCTACCTCCAAAAAGGCCCTTGCCGATCCCAAGTTCTCATCTGTTGCCGTTGAGGAGCAGATTGTCGACTCTATGGTTTACAAGCTCTTCCGTCAGCCCGAGGACTACGATGTCATTGTAGCTCCTAACCTGTACGGTGACATTCTCTCCGACggcgctgctgctcttgtcgGAAGCTTGGGTCTCGTCCCCAGTGCCAACGTTGGTGCGAACTTCGCTATTGGTGAGCCTTGCCACGGCAGTGCCCCCGATATCCAGGGCCAGAACATCGCCAACCCCATTGCTACTCTCCGATCCACTGCTCTGATGCTCGAGTTCCTcaacgaggaggaggctgctgctaAGATCTAcgctgctgttgatggtAACCTTGAGGAGGGCAAGCTCCTGAGCCCCGACCTGGGTGGCAAGGCCACTACCGAGGAGGTTGTCGCTGACATTCTCCGACGCATGTAA
- a CDS encoding related to acid proteinase PEPI precursor → MKSFLVGASLVSTLGLVQAQTIQWNIEGRHPQPHLARRAKTTYEEAISNDRSEGGYFTDVTIGNPPQNITLQLDTGSSDVWVPWNCADICEDDKNGKSGCPLGSFDPDKSKTFKHVAPGMFGITFVDDSYVKGDYFEDHFELDGAVINNLTMGLAIKTNISYGLIGVGYAKNEASGSTTDVIYPNLPVAMYQAGYINTIAYSVWLNDLDAKAGSILFGGVDTAKYVGDMHRIDIQKLDGHYYHFIVALTSLVATSSSGSDVLTSDSFPIQAVLDSGTTLSYLPQDLAHEIWEEVGAVWSPYYGVAVLPCAYGRNQGNFTFGFAGPDGPSISVGMDELVLTMTSDAANMPAFESGAYKGENICIFGIQNDTNDLYLLGNTFLRSAYVVYDLVNNEVGIAATDFNSTKSKRVPFKSYGATIPSATAASNQHRATEKPTVPGHNFTAAEGFQESDSNGNDDEDNAGSLLAPGTTPLALVVTTMSFMLAGGGILSSIF, encoded by the exons ATGAAGTCGTTCCTTGTGGGTGCTTCGCTGGTTTCGACATTGGGTCTTGTGCAAGCCCAAACCATCCAGTGGAACATCGAGGgtcgccatcctcaaccacATTTGGCCCGTCGCGCCAAAACGACATATGAAGAGGCCATAAGTAATGACAGATCTGAAGGAGGCTACTTTACAGATGTCACGATCGGCAATCCACCTCAGAACATTACCCTTCAGCTCGATACCGGGAGTAGTGATGTATGGGTTCCCTGGAACTGTGCAGATATCTGCGAAGACGACAAGAATGGAAAAAGTGGTTGCCCTCTTGGAAGCT TTGACCCCGATAAGTCCAAGACATTCAAACATGTCGCGCCTGGAATGTTCGGCATCACCTTTGTAGATGACAGTTATGTCAAGGGCGATTATTTTGAAGATCACTTTGAGTTGGACGGCGCTGTCATCAACAATCTGACCATGGGACTGGCTATCAAGACTAACATTTCATATGGCTTGATTGGCGTTGGTTACGCCAAGAACGAGGCATCGGGCAGCACCACAGATGTTATTTATCCCAACCTTCCTGTTGCGATGTACCAAGCAGGCTATATCAATACTATCGCCTACAGTGTGTGGCTCAACGACCTAGACGCCAAAGCCGGCAGCATTCTATTCGGAGGGGTTGACACAGCAAAGTACGTCGGCGATATGCACCGAATCGACATTCAAAAGTTAGATGGCCATTACTACCACTTCATCGTGGCCTTGACCTCACTGGTCGCCACTAGCTCCAGCGGCAGCGATGTCCTTACCTCAGATAGTTTCCCTATTCAGGCCGTTCTCGATTCTGGAACCACCTTGAGCTACCTTCCCCAAGATCTGGCCCATGAGATCTGGGAAGAAGTTGGTGCCGTGTGGTCACCGTACTATGGGGTAGCTGTTCTACCATGTGCTTACGGCAGGAACCAAGGGAATTTCACATTTGGGTTCGCAGGCCCTGACGGTCCTAGCATCAGCGTAGGGATGGATGAGCTCGTTCTTACCATGACCAGTGATGCGGCCAATATGCCAGCCTTTGAATCAGGCGCGTACAAGGGCGAGAACATATGTATCTTTGGTATACAAAACGACACCAACGATCTGTACCTACTTGGCAACACTTTTCTGCGATCCGCCTATGTCGTCTATGACCTAGTAAATAACGAAGTTGGAATTGCTGCTACTGATTTCAATTCGACGAAAAGCAAACGAGTCCCATTCAAGAGCTATGGGGCAACCATCCCATCCGCAACGGCAGCAAGTAATCAGCACAGAGCAACCGAAAAACCAACAGTCCCAGGTCATAACTTCACTGCTGCTGAAGGATTTCAAGAATCAGACTCAAATGgaaatgatgacgaggacaaCGCGGGATCATTGCTTGCCCCCGGGACAACACCTTTGGCGCTGGTCGTTACCACTATGAGCTTTATGCTTGCAGGCGGAGGGATTCTCTCGAGCATTTTTTGA
- a CDS encoding probable MAP1-methionine aminopeptidase, isoform 1, whose amino-acid sequence MTADPPAKKECMGADCQNEAGSLQCPTCLKLGVKDSYFCSQECFKRNWGIHKTMHKSQSNILHHLKAPKAISPDPATGYYNPFPNFPYSGTLRPVYPLSPHRTLPQSIPHPVWWQDGNPRYSRSLTNRNKIEILDKKGQDAMRKSCRLAREVLDIAAAAAKPGVTTDYIDEIVHKACIERNSYPSPLNYNNFPKSCCTSVNEVICHGIPDQRVLLDGDILNIDVSLYHEGYHADLNETYYIGDKAKADPDTVRVVETARQCLDESIKAVKPGTLVREFGNIIEKHAKKHNCSVIRTYCGHGVGKLFHCPPNVPHYAKNKTVGECKPGMTFTIEPMIALGKYRDITWPDNWTSTTIDGKLTAQFEHTLLVTEDGVEILTARQPDSPGGALPMPGTENGETQA is encoded by the exons ATGACTGCTGACCCCCCCGCCAAGAAGGAGTGTATGGGCGCCGACTGCCAGAACGAAGCTGGATCCCTCCAATGCCCAACTTGTCTGAAGCTGGGAGTCAAGGACAGCTACTTCTGCTCTCAGGAGTGCTTTAAGAGAAACTGG GGCATTCACAAGACAATGCACAAGTCGCAAAGTAATATCCTCCACCACCTGAAAGCTCCGAAAGCAATCTCACCAGATCCAGCTACCGGCTATTATAACCCTTTCCCCAACTTTCCGTACTCTGGAACCTTGCGACCTGTCTATCCTCTGTCGCCGCACCGAACTCTTCCTCAGTCGATTCCTCACCCCGTATGGTGGCAAGACGGCAACCCCAGATACAGCCGATCCCTCACCAACCGTAACAAGATCGAAattctcgacaagaaggGCCAGGATGCTATGCGAAAGAGTTGCAGGCTTGCGCGAGAGGTCCTCGACATCGCGGCCGCTGCCGCTAAGCCTGGCGTGACGACCGACTACATCGATGAGATCGTTCACAAGGCTTGTATCGAGCGAAAC TCCTACCCCTCTCCTCTGAACTACAACAACTTCCCCAAGTCTTGCTGCACGTCAGTTAACGAAGTCATCTGTCACGGTATTCCTGACCAGCGTGTTCTGCTAGACGGTGACATTCTCAACATCGACGTTTCCCTGTACCACGAAGGGTACCACGCCGATTTGAACGAGACATATTACATTGgagacaaggccaaggccgatCCCGACACTGTTCGTGTGGTTGAGACGGCACGACAATGCTTGGATGAGTCTATCAAGGCCGTTAAGCCCGGCACTCTGGTCCGAGAATTTGGTAACATTATTGAGAAGCacgccaagaagcacaacTGCAGCGTTATCCGAACTTACTGTGGCCATGGAGTCGGCAAGCTTTTCCACTGCCCTCCCAACGTCCCTCACtacgccaagaacaagactgtTGGAGAGTGCAAGCCCGGGATGACCTTCACTATTGAGCCCATGATTGCTCTGGGCaagtatagagatattacCTGGCCTGATAACTGGACCAGCACCACCATCGATGGCAAGCTGACAGCTCAGTTTG AGCACACCCTTCTAGTTAcagaagatggtgttgagatctTGACCGCGAGACAGCCAGATTCTCCTGGTGGCGCCCTACCGATGCCTGGCACTGAGAACGGAGAGACCCAGGCATAG